The genomic window TATTCTCATTATAGTACTGAAAATCTAATGAGAATCATCAATGAGAATTATTAACAAAAGTAAAACGTCTGGGTGCATTACAGTATTATTTTCACATTCGGTTAGGAGAATGCCgtgaaaataattcaaaaacacCTTAAGGATCCTAAAATAgacattttctttatgcaaaatatgcTTTTTAAATCTGTAGATAATATGAATACAAATAGGTTGTGATTCACCCTGATTCAGCTAACACAGCACAGTACCAAACAAGAAAAACACTGTACTGTGGAATATTCACATGCTGTGAAATTCACACATTTTCAGGTGGAGGAATACATACGAATGAGATGAGAAAAGAGTGAGAATTCTTTTCAAAAAGTACTGGCTTATAGATAAAATACCTAATCTAAAGCGCACGACACAGAAGTTTATTCGCCCACCACAGGGCTTCCCACTGTCCCTTGAGTAAGACGCTTCCTACTGGCAATAGACATATGAAAGTGGTTGGAAGCTCGATACATGAGTATCATCTGACATCACGCCCTCTTTACAAACATTATCTGATACTATACAGACAAAACGAACAGTACAACTTGTACTTATTTGCCATTACCTTGTGGTAGAGGTATTGAGCAATGCTTGGCAGAAACCCAAGGAAAAGATAACAGAAACTGTCACCGAATCACCTCCAAGAAAGAGACCACCTTCCCTTTTTATGAGAGTCTTGACCTGTGTTTTCAAATACATCTCAAATCTTAGTTGAGGATAGCCTCATCCAAGAGACAATGCTAGCACTGGTTGCAGTCATTTGGGCTTGATGGCCTATTTGAGCCAAGACAACTACTCCAGCACATGTGTTGTGTACTAACTCAACACTAAATCAACACTTTAAAATGTGTCAGTGACACAGGATAAGCATTAAGGTATACCTCACAATACTACAGCAAAGATTGTGCATTGATTTTCAATACAGCAGCACTACGCTAACATATCTGCTTTAGTATGTAATGATTTTCATGCTGCCCTCTGATTACGTTTGGGAAATCTATGGTGAGACGGGGAAACCAGCCCCTAAGAAAAACCTGAACCATTTATATTGTTTTCTGGTCCATTCTGCAGGCCTGAAAGTAGGTTCCTGATGAACACTAGTCACTCAGGACTCTCTCTTTGTTCACAGTACTAGCCATTAAGGACTATCTGAAGTGGACTTGATATCAGAGACAATGAGAAGACACTGGGGTAGTCTCAGTTGAAATGGAGAAGATACTAAGGTAAGGAAGTAGGGTAAATTGAGGACCTAGTAACCAGAACTCCAAAACTGTCTTGACACCAAAATAGTGGTAACTACTAGAGGAATGTGGTATGGTAAGACTAAGGAACTGTGGTAAGAGTCAAGAGGCTAAAGACCAAGACTATCAAACCTTGTACATGAATCTAGCAAGAATTCTCCCATTGGTCTGGTCTTACATGGTTTTAAACTGACGATTCCTCAACTATAACCAATATATCCCAGTCATGCTCAGACAGGGGAACTGTGGATGGACCAGAGGTGTCTGGAAGTGGAACTTGAACCTGTACAGCTGCTAATGATGTTGAGTCATTAGGGGATGGTTTGTTAAAGTGCGATTCTTCAGGCTCTTTTCCGATCGGCATCTTGGCATTCCACAGCCGACAGTGCGATCAACATCTGGGCTGCATAGTAGGTCGCCATTATGATGGCTCGAGAGTGGGGCACAGGGAAGCAGAACTTGTTGACGGCAATAGTGAGGTCAGATACCATGAAGAGGACGGCTCCGAGGCAGGCCGACAGTTTCGTCCAGGTCCAGAGGTCATTGGCGAGCTGGACTCCAGCGATGGCCCTCCAGCCCATGAAGCCGATGAGAGCGATGTAAACGGCCACCAGGTAAGTGAAGGGACCAGATAGGTAGGGGTAAAGAAGGGTGTAGCTGAGGCCTGAGATGACAGCGATGACCAGACCTGCTCTCGAGTTGAGGGGCTTCATCCCAAAGGCCGAAGAGTAGAGAATGTGGGTGATGGCGAACATTAGCAATCCTGTTAGGCAAATACAATTGAATTGAGTATTCAGTGAAAGCATCATAATaaaagcaggggtgtccaatcctgcttcTGGAGGGCCACCTTCCTGCAACACACCAGGCTAGAACTTTCCAGTAATCCTGAAAACACTGAATAGCTTGTTCAGATGTGATAACTTAGGGTTatagataaactctgcaggaaggtCTCTAGGATCAgggttggacacccctgaatgaaataatttatcataaatatattttgtacagGATATTAAGAAACGCGTTAGTCTTGGTACCATAACACTGTTGTTTGTTCCAAAGGAAAACTTGAGTAATTATGTGGTTCCCAAGGGTATGTTTGGAGAGAATGGTTTGTCCCAACCCTCAACCCTGgcctaaaaaaaaagtcattcaacCTCTGAACTACTTTCTCAGTACAAGAGCTGCTGAACACAAAACTTCTTGCTTGATAGTGGAGACTTGCATAAAACAGTCTGCTTTCAAAAAAGTTGCATTAACTAATTAAATCAGCATTTGGAAATGCTAGAAAGTTAAATACAGTGTTATACTGACACAGaccgtgaaaaaaaaaaaaaaaaaaatacagcatatgctggttaggtatgttttgaagcatggcagctggtttatgctggtccttatttggtcatgagctggtttaagatggCCCTGAGCTGGAGCTAGTTGCTTATGACCAGCTTAGGACCAGCTAAGGACCATCTAAAACCAGCTGCGATGCTTTgaaacatacctaaccagcatacatgctgttttttttttttttcaaaagggaGAGCTTCTGATAAACAGAATTATTTGCGTCCTAAGGGTGATATATCTTTCCCTTCTCATCAACCCACATAGCAAATAACTCTTAATCCTTTTCTAATCAAATCAGAGGAACACAAATGAATTAACTCACCGTGACTAAAGTAGCCTTGTTCTTGCCAGATGAGAAATGCGTCACCCAAAGCTGAAAAAATAAGTCCTGCCAGGATTTTCCTGGCACTGGAGTGGGCACCTAAAAAGCTGATGCCATGAGCGAGCAGAAAAACCCAAAGACAGAAGATGGGCAGGCATTTGATGAGGGCACTGTACCAGGAGGGACTCGAAGTGGGTAGCCACAGAACAAAGTAGACGCAAGTGGCTTTGAAGAACGGAACAAGCTTTGGACCCTCGCTCTTGACCTGTAGGACAAAAGAGAGACTGAAGTTGTATTCATGGGAAGTGAAACACACCATCATGTGAGTCAGAAATACTGACACAGAGCTTCtcttacatttaaagggttagttcacccaaaaacgaaaattctgtcatttattactcaccctcatgtcgttccacacccataagaccttcgttcatcttcagaacacaaattaagatattttagttgaaatccgatggctctgtgaggactccatagggagcaatgacatttcctcactcaaaaacatacttaaatcagttaatgtgagtacagtggttcaatattaatattataaagcgacgagaatatttttggtgcaccaaaaaaaacaaaataatgacttatttagtgatggccgatttcaaaacactgcttcaggaagcttcggagcataaatgaatcagtgtatcgaatcatgattcagatcgcgtgtcaaactgccaacggctaaaatcacgtgactttggcgctccgaacagcagattcgatacactgattcatttgtgctccgaagcttaatgaagcagtgttttgaaatcagccattactaaataagtcgttattgtgttttgttggtgcaccaaaaatattctcgtcgctttataatattaatattgagccactgtactcacatgaaccgatttaaatacgtttttagtacctttatggatcttgagagaggaaatgtcattgcattctatgaaggcctcactgagccatcggatttcaactaaaatatcttaatttgtgttctgaagattaacaaaggttttataggtgtggaacggcatgagggtgagtaataaatgacagaattttccatttttgggtgaactaaccctttaacaattgAAGGTGATTAAACACTTAACAAGAAGCATTTAAGTGACATGTGATCCATGTGTTTTCTTGGAAATGTGAGAtattatgaataaaaactaTGACAATAGCTAAATCTCAGAAGTATACCCAACCCAAGAGAAATATGTCAAAGTTTTACAGGCCCATAAAAACAAGGCAGGAAGAATTTTGCATATTTCGACCCACACGGTAAAGTACTGGCTTGCACCCCAATCTATTTAAGAACATACAGCTCCTTTTGTGACCCATTAGGGTCATATGAGTCTGATTGCACATCCTCCCCATTACAAAACTGGGTGATTCTAGACTTCACACCACACTGAGCAGTAGCTGTCATAAATACAATTTACAGTATGTTTAATCTTGAAATCAAGCCATCAAAGAGTGGGCAGATTTATTACAGAAATGTATGTGCAACTAGTACATGCAGAACTGGATTCTATCATGTTCTCAagtagggttgtcaaaagtgCTTTAGTACCAAGTTGAtacttaaattttaaaaacgtaaCGTACCAGTCTTTCTGCAGTACCATATATTGATTACCAGATCATTTCGGTATCCACTGATAGCCGCTGCTTTCAAATGATGCTCATCACAGAGCGTTCTCaccaaaggtttctatttacaatgtgtttttgcagcGTTAAAGCATtgtagtagggctgggcgatatatcgaatgcttttgtcacgcgcatttcatcagtaaagccggttccctgattaccgctaaatcgccatcacctgctttcaaatggagcggcatttaatagacagagccgtagttcactgaaaagccacgcaatatcgcgttcaatatcgacggcgattcatatcgatattgaacgcgatattgcgtggcttatcagtgaactacggctctgtctattaaatgccgctccatttgaaagcaggtgatggcgatttagcggtaatcagggaaccggctttactgatgaaatgcgcatgacaaaagcattcgatacatcgcccagccctacattGTAGCCAATAACAGACATGTTTGTTGAGTGTGTGAGTGCAATCGCCATTCAGAGGCATTTAAGTTAGAAAGAATCCGCTCAGTTTGTTCAGCATGAGATCTGCATGCTTGCAAATCATTTTACTATAACTAACAAAGTATAAAGAcgatgtaaataagagatttatTGTGCAGTATAGACAGATTTTTGATTATAATAACAGGAATTTTCACTCACTAAACTGAAGGGAAATca from Chanodichthys erythropterus isolate Z2021 chromosome 24, ASM2448905v1, whole genome shotgun sequence includes these protein-coding regions:
- the tmem86a gene encoding lysoplasmalogenase-like protein TMEM86A, which codes for MVSPVTVVKSEGPKLVPFFKATCVYFVLWLPTSSPSWYSALIKCLPIFCLWVFLLAHGISFLGAHSSARKILAGLIFSALGDAFLIWQEQGYFSHGLLMFAITHILYSSAFGMKPLNSRAGLVIAVISGLSYTLLYPYLSGPFTYLVAVYIALIGFMGWRAIAGVQLANDLWTWTKLSACLGAVLFMVSDLTIAVNKFCFPVPHSRAIIMATYYAAQMLIALSAVECQDADRKRA